CTCCTCGCCGACTGGCGCAACCAGGCCACGAAGCGGCTGCCCGAGCTGCGCGAGCTGTGCGCCGAGCGCGCCGCCCGCCAGGGCGAACTGCGCTACCTCCTCGAACCCGACCTGAAAGAGGCCCGCGGCGGGCTGCGTGACGCCACCGCGCTGCGGGCGGTCGCCGCCTCCTGGCTCGCCGACGCCCCCCGCGAGGGCCTGGCCGAGGCCCGCCGGACCCTGCTCGACACCCGCGACGTCCTGCACATGGTCACCGGCCGCGCCACCGACCGGCTCAGCCTCCAGGAGCAGGAACAGGTCGCCGCCGGCCTCGGCCTGCCCGACGCGGACGCCCTGCTGCGCACCGTCTACGAGGCGGCCCGCACCATCTCCTACGCGAGTGACGTCACCTGGCGCGAGGTCGGCCGGGTGCTGAGCGCCCGCTCCCTGCGGCCCCGGCTGCGGGGCGTCCTCAGCCGGAGCGGCTTCGGCCGGGGCGGTGGGGCGCAGCCGGAGCGCAGCCCGCTCGCGGAAGGCGTCGTCGAGCAGGACGGCGAGGCCGTGCTCGCGCGCACCGCGCGCCCCGAGCACGACCCCGTCCTGCCGCTGCGCGCCGCCGCGGCCGCCGCCCAGGCAGGCCTGCCCCTCTCCCTGCACGCCGTGCGCAGGCTCGCCGCCACCACCCGCCCGTTGCCCACTCCCTGGCCCGCCGAGGCCCGCGACCGGCTGGTGACGCTGCTCGGCGCCGGCCGGCCCACCGTCGACGTGTGGGAGGCCCTGGACGCGGAGGGCCTGATCAGCAGGCTGCTGCCGGACTGGGAGTGGGTGCGCTGCCGCCCGCAGCGCAACGCCGTGCACACCTGGACCGTCGACCGGCACCTGGTGGAGACCGCGGTGCGCGCGGCCGAGCTGACCCGCCGGGTCGGCCGCCCCGACCTGCTCCTGGTCGCCGCGCTCCTGCACGACATCGGCAAGGGCCGCCCCGGCGACCACTCCGAGACGGGCGCCGCGCTCGCCACGCGGATCGCCGCCGCCGTCGGCTTCGACGCCGCCGACACCGCCGTGATCACCACGCTCGTCCTCCACCACCTGCTGCTCGTCGAGACCGCCACGCGGCGCGACCTGGACGACCCCGCGACCATCCGCACCGTCACCGAGGCGGTCGGCTCCACCGGCACCCTGGAACTGCTGCACGCCCTCACCGAGGCCGATGCGCTCGCCACCGGGCCGGCCGCCTGGTCCACCTGGCGCGGCGGGCTCGTGGCCGACCTGGTCGGGCGGGCCGCAGCGGTCCTCTCGGGCCGGGCGCCCGCCGCTCCGGAGCCGTCCGAGCCCACCGCCGAGCAGGAGCGGCTGGCCATGGAGGCGGTCCGCACCGGCGGTCCCGTCCTGCGGCTGCGCGCCCGGCCGGAGGCAGGCGACGGCGCGCAGGACGCGGGCGACGCGCAGGGCGCGGAGGTGGCGGGCGACACCGGAGCGCCCGGCGAACCGGAACCGCTCGGCGCCGAACTGCTGATCGCCGTCCCCGAACAGCCGGGGGTACTGCCCACCGTCGCCGGCGTGCTCGCCCTGCACCGGCTGACGGTGCGCACCGCTGAACTGCGCATCGAGGACCTTCCGTACGCTCTCGTGAACGGCGCCGGAGCGACGGAGCCCGGCGCCCCCGCAGACGGCGTCGTACAGGAGACCGCGGGCCTCGACGCGCACCGCACGCCCGACGGAACCCGGCTACCCGACACGGCCCGCACGCCCGGCGCCGTCCTGCTGCTGGACTGGCGGGTCGCCGCCGAGTACGGCTCGCTGCCGCAGGCCACCCGGCTCCGTGCCGACCTGGTACGCGCGCTGGACGGCACCCTCGACATCGCGGGCCGCCTCGCCGAGCGTGACGCCGCGTACCCGCGCCGCCGCGGCAGCACCCCGCCGCCACCCAGGGTGACCGTCGCCCCGACCGGATCGCGCCGCGCCACCGTCATCGAGGTGCGCGCCCAGGACGCTCCGGGGCTGCTGCACCGGGTGGGGCGCGCCCTGGACGCGGCGGGCGTGCGCGTGCGCAGCGCCCACGTGTCCACGCTCGGCGCGAACGCGGTCGACGCCTTCTACGTGACCGACACGGACGGCCAACCGCTGGGCGCGGAGCGGGCCGACGCGGTGGCCGGCTCCCTGGAGGCCGTGCTGCGGGCCTGACCGGAGCGGTCCCGGCCGGCGCGGGCGGAGCCGTCACGACCTGGGTGAGCGAGGTCATCCGGGCCCGCGTGCCCGCACGCGCCGGGCGGCCGGACCGGGCGACCGCGTAGCGCGCGTCACACGGGCCGGCACGATTGGCCGCCCGGCCCGATACCCTTGGGGACGACGAAGACCATTGCCGACTCCAAGGACCGACACCGCCGTGTTCGATACGCTCTCCGACCGCCTCAGCGCGACCTTCAAGTCCCTACGAGGCAAAGGCAGGCTCTCAGAGGCGGACATCGATGCCACGGCGCGTGAGATCCGCATAGCGCTCCTGGAAGCGGACGTCGCGCTGCCGGTGGTGCGCGCCTTCATCAAGCAGGTCAAGGAGCGGGCGAACGGTGCCGAGGTCTCCCAGGCGCTGAACCCTGCCCAGCAGGTCATCAAGATCGTCAACGAGGAGCTGATCGGCATCCTCGGCGGCGAGACCCGCCGCCTGCGCTTCGCCAAGCAGCCCCCGACCGTGATCATGCTGGCCGGTCTCCAGGGTTCCGGTAAGACCACCCTGGCGGGCAAGCTCGGCCGCTGGCTGAAGAGCCAGGGCCACGCCCCGCTGCTGGTCGCCTGCGACCTCCAGCGCCCGAACGCCGTCAACCAGCTCACCGTCGTCGCCGAGCGCGCCGAGGTGGGCGTCTACGCCCCCGAGCCGGGCAACGGCGTGGGCGACCCCGTGAAGGTCGCCAAGGACTCCGTCGAGCACGCGCGGAGCAAGCAGTACGACATCGTCATCGTCGACACCGCCGGCCGGCTCGGCATCGACCAGGAGCTGATGCAGCAGGCCGCGGACATCCGCGACGCGGTCAGCCCCGACGAGATCCTCTTCGTCGTCGACGCCATGATCGGCCAGGACGCCGTCAACACCGCGGAGGCCTTCCGGGACGGCGTCGGCTTCGACGGCGTGGTCCTCTCCAAGCTCGACGGCGACGCTCGCGGCGGCGCGGCGCTCTCGGTGGCCCATGTCACCGGCCGTCAGATCATGTTCGCCTCCAACGGCGAGAAGCTGGACGACTTCGACGCCTTCCACCCGGACCGCATGGCGTCCCGCATCCTCGGCATGGGTGACGTGCTCACCCTGATCGAGAAGGCTGAGCAGACCTTCAGCCGCGAAGAGGCCGAGAAGATGGCGGCCAAGCTGTCCAGTTCCAAGGGGAAGGACTTCACGCTCGACGACTTCCTCGCCCAGATGGAGCAGGTCAGGAAGATGGGCAGCATCAGCAAGCTGCTCGGCATGCTCCCCGGCATGGCCCAGGTCAAGGACCAGATCCAGAACGTCGACGAGCGTGAGGTCGACCGCACCGCCGCGATCATCAAGTCCATGACCCCCGGCGAGCGCCAGGACCCCGTGATCATCAACGGTTCCCGGCGGGCCCGTATCGCGCGTGGTTCCGGCGTCGAGGTCGGCGCGGTGAAGAACCTGGTGGAGCGGTTCTTCGAGGCCCGCAAGATGATGTCGCGGATGGCCCAGGGCGGCGGCATGCCGGGCATGCCCGGGATCCCGGGCATGGGCGGCGGGCCCGGCAAGCAGCGCAAGAAGCAGAAGCAGGCCAAGGGCAAGCAGCGCTCCGGCAACCCGATGAAGCGCAAGCAGCAGGAGCAGGAGGCCGCCGCGCGCCGCGAGGCCGCCGCACAGGGCCAGGCGCTCGGCCTGCCGGGCGACCAGGGCGACGACGGGAAGTTCGAGCTGCCCGACGAGTTCAAGAAGTTCATGGGCTGAGCCCCGCCACCGAGCACGGGAACCCCGGCAGCGCCGAGCCGCGCGCCGGGGTCCGGCATGTCGGCGGCCGATCGCCGCCCACCCGCGTACCGGCGTGCCGCACCGCGCCTTCCGCCCGGCGCGCCCCGGGGAAGCCGCCGCCACTCCCGCCGGCGCAGAAGAGCGTTCCGCCGCGCCCGCGGCCGTAGCATGCGCGCCATGGCCAAGGCACCCGTACTCACCCCCCGGGCGGACGACTTCCCCCGCTGGT
The nucleotide sequence above comes from Streptomyces sp. TS71-3. Encoded proteins:
- a CDS encoding [protein-PII] uridylyltransferase, whose product is MDERDEQEQPADEKRIEEKRTEEKRIDEKRIDENHALDERPDPPETAPTPDGYAAARLRLLTEDGQPGPARRAALAGLTDSWLARLFTGAAAGLPGVSLIAVGGYGRGELSPRSDLDLLLLYDSRADPAAVAALADRVWYPVWDLGLDLDHSVRTTAEARKTAGGDLKVHLGLLDARHLAGDPGLSAELRTTLLADWRNQATKRLPELRELCAERAARQGELRYLLEPDLKEARGGLRDATALRAVAASWLADAPREGLAEARRTLLDTRDVLHMVTGRATDRLSLQEQEQVAAGLGLPDADALLRTVYEAARTISYASDVTWREVGRVLSARSLRPRLRGVLSRSGFGRGGGAQPERSPLAEGVVEQDGEAVLARTARPEHDPVLPLRAAAAAAQAGLPLSLHAVRRLAATTRPLPTPWPAEARDRLVTLLGAGRPTVDVWEALDAEGLISRLLPDWEWVRCRPQRNAVHTWTVDRHLVETAVRAAELTRRVGRPDLLLVAALLHDIGKGRPGDHSETGAALATRIAAAVGFDAADTAVITTLVLHHLLLVETATRRDLDDPATIRTVTEAVGSTGTLELLHALTEADALATGPAAWSTWRGGLVADLVGRAAAVLSGRAPAAPEPSEPTAEQERLAMEAVRTGGPVLRLRARPEAGDGAQDAGDAQGAEVAGDTGAPGEPEPLGAELLIAVPEQPGVLPTVAGVLALHRLTVRTAELRIEDLPYALVNGAGATEPGAPADGVVQETAGLDAHRTPDGTRLPDTARTPGAVLLLDWRVAAEYGSLPQATRLRADLVRALDGTLDIAGRLAERDAAYPRRRGSTPPPPRVTVAPTGSRRATVIEVRAQDAPGLLHRVGRALDAAGVRVRSAHVSTLGANAVDAFYVTDTDGQPLGAERADAVAGSLEAVLRA
- the ffh gene encoding signal recognition particle protein, with product MFDTLSDRLSATFKSLRGKGRLSEADIDATAREIRIALLEADVALPVVRAFIKQVKERANGAEVSQALNPAQQVIKIVNEELIGILGGETRRLRFAKQPPTVIMLAGLQGSGKTTLAGKLGRWLKSQGHAPLLVACDLQRPNAVNQLTVVAERAEVGVYAPEPGNGVGDPVKVAKDSVEHARSKQYDIVIVDTAGRLGIDQELMQQAADIRDAVSPDEILFVVDAMIGQDAVNTAEAFRDGVGFDGVVLSKLDGDARGGAALSVAHVTGRQIMFASNGEKLDDFDAFHPDRMASRILGMGDVLTLIEKAEQTFSREEAEKMAAKLSSSKGKDFTLDDFLAQMEQVRKMGSISKLLGMLPGMAQVKDQIQNVDEREVDRTAAIIKSMTPGERQDPVIINGSRRARIARGSGVEVGAVKNLVERFFEARKMMSRMAQGGGMPGMPGIPGMGGGPGKQRKKQKQAKGKQRSGNPMKRKQQEQEAAARREAAAQGQALGLPGDQGDDGKFELPDEFKKFMG